ATTCATCGCGTTTTCTTTGACGTGTTCAAAGGCTTCAATAATGAAGTCCATATGAGATTGCGTATACGTTGCTCTTGGGATGGTTAGACGCAGAAGCTCGGCCGGGCAAGGTAATTGCTTACCGGTTTTAGGATCTCTGCCTAATAAGAATGAACCAATCTCAACGGCGCGGATACCGGCCACTTTATAGAGTTCGCAAGCGAGAGCCTGAGCCGGGAACTGTTCTGCCGGAATGTGCGGCAATAATTTACCCGCATCGACAAAGGCCGCGTGGCCGCCAGCTTGTTGGCAAGTGACGCCAATCGCCTCGAGGCCATCGACTAAATATTGCACTTGCGCGATACGATAGGCCAGCCAGTCCTGGTTCATACCATCCACCAGACCCACCGCAAGACGCTCCATTGCCCCGCCTTCCAGACCACCGTATGTCGGGAAGCCTTCCTGTACGACGCACAGGGTTCTGCACTCGGTATAGACGTCAAAATAGGTGTCGTCTTTAATGCACAGTAAGCCGCCCATTGGCACCATCGCATCTTTTTTCGCGGACATTGCCAACATATCGGCATATTTGTAAGTCTCGCGGGTAATTTCTTCGATGCTCCAGTCCCGGTATTCTGCTTCGCGTTTCTGGATAAAATACGCATTCTCGGCAAAGCGCGCGGAGTCCATGACTACCGGAATGTCATATTTTTTAGCGATATTATACATGGACTTCAGGTTGGCTAATGAAACCGGTTGCCCGCCTGCAGAGTTACTGGTAATGGTCGCCACAATATACGGAACGTTGTTGGGGCCGACTTCCTGAATGCCGCGCTCTAATCCATCGAGATCGAAATTTCCCTTAAAGTCATAACGAACACCAGTATCAAATGCCTCTTTGATGTACACGTTACGCACGGCGCAGCCGTTGATTTGGCTGTGTCCCTGAGTGGTATCGAAGAAGTAGTTGGAGAAAACCGCCATCTTACTTCTGTCTAACCCTTTTTCCTGCTCACGTTTTTTGATGAGAACCGGAATATAAATTTGTTCTGCACCGCGGCCCTGGTGCGTTGGAATTGTATATTGATAACCAAAAATGTTTTTCACTGCTTCAGATAACGCATAATAGCTACGGCTGCCGCTGTAGGCTTCATCCCCACGTAGCATGGCTGCTTGCATATTCTGTGTCACTGCGCCAGTACCGCTGTCGGTCAGCAGATCAATAAAGACATCTTCACTATCCAGCAGGAAAGGGTTCATCCCGGATTTAATAATTGCGTTATTCCGATGTTCTCTCGTTGTACGTTTTACCGGTTCAATAACACGAATACGGAAGGGTTCTGGTAAATGTTTAAAGTTATCCATGACATAATCCTTTAATTTATTTCACTGTATTGACTCAATACGTCTGCACGCGGGTATAAATATACCCGGCATAATTCATCTCTCATTTATTCCAGTCATGACTGTATTTTCGTTTTAAAAAACGAACAGGCATACGTGGCGTTGCGATATGCAACCACAATGAGAAATTGAGCTATGTTTGAGATGTGCCAAATGAACAGACTACGAATAGCCTATGTTCTGGCAAAATAAAGGCAGGGAAATTTAAGGGTGATGATTGACAATTTTATTGTCAACATTAAACCATTTTGAAATGATGTATGCATGTAAGATAATCATGATTGAGTTATCCTCTGTAGACACAATGCTACATTATGGCAATGAAAATATTTGTCTATGAGAGAATAATTTAACTGTGATAAAAATCACAGTTAAATTAACATTTAATTAATTAAGGATCATTCAAGAAAATACAATATTCCGCTAGCGATTTACCGAACGGGCAATACGTGTATAAGTATGTCTGACGCCACGAATCGCCACGCTGTAGGCCAGTATATTTTCCGGCAACGCCATTCCCATATAGCCAGTATCGCCAATATGATGGAGATCCGCCCCTGCCATTTTACTCATCAGGGCTATCTGGCGAATTGTACTGACGTCTGCGCCCTCCTGAGAGGTGCCGATTGCCGTCATTGCCAGCGCACCGTGCGCGTGTGCACACGCGATCAGCGACTCTACTTTTTGCTGGCTCATACCCGGTACTGTTCCTGGTGCTGGAATAAGCACGATATCTGCGCCCTGTCCGGCAAAGGCGGCGACGTCACTTTCACTGATAATTGCGCTGCCGCTTTCCCGCACAATCCCTGCGCCGTGCATTTTACCGGTGATGATAATGGCCTTGTCGCCAACGGCCTCACGGATCGTTTTCACCGCTTTTCCCAGAGCGAAATTGCTAACGCCGTTGTTGGGATTTCCCGTCAGTACCAGGATCTTCGCTCCCATTTCTACCAGTTTGCGAGCATTCTCTGCGGTTGCGGCACGGCCTGGTTTCATCTTCCAGATGTCATCATGCGCACTGGCAAATTCAGGATCGACGGCCTCAAGGTTGACGCCTATGATGCGTCCGGTCAGGCGCTGCAGTTCATGCAACGTCTGATCCGGTGCAGTACCGGCAGGCATTCCCTGGATTAGCGGTGCTTCGCTATCGAACATGTTGATCAGCAGAATGTCCGCCCCCTGCGACGCGGCAAGTTCGGCATTAGTGACGTTATTGAGCAATGGTTGGGTAATGGCGATGGTTTCACTGACCAGGACGCGGCCTTCACTGGCGCGGATTGCGTACAGCAGCGCCGTTTTGTCCATGCACACGAAATCAGAAGCACTACAGTCAAGTAAACGTTTATGTTCCATAAAAAGAGACCCTCTTATAAAACGATAATGCCCTGAATTAACCGTCAGTTAATTCAGGGCTACGGGATTACTTACCGATACAGAAGCTGGAGAAAATTCTTCCCAGCAGATCGTCGGAGGTAAACTCACCGGTGATCTCACTTAAGCTTTGCTGCGCCAGACGGAGCTCTTCAGCCAGTAGCTCACCGGCCCATGCACCTAACAGTTGGGCCTTGCCCTGCTGGAGATGCTCAGCGGCGTCGGCCAGCGCCTGTAAGTGACGACGACGGGCCAGGAAGCCTCCTTCCATGTTGGTATCAAAACCCATGCTCTGTTTGAGATGGTTGCGCAGTACGTCCACGCCTTCACCGGTGCGCGCCGAAAGACGAACCAGTGAGTGACCATTCACCTCGCTGATGCCCAGCGGTTCGCCGGTGATATCCGCTTTGTTCCGTACCACGGTAATGGGCAGTTTTGACGGTAAACGGGCGATAAAGTCCGGCCAGATGTCAGCCGGGTCAACGGCATCCGTGGTAGTGCCATCGACCATAAACAACACGCGATCCGCTTGCTCAATTTCCTGCCAGGCCCGTTCGATACCGATACGCTCCACTTCGTCGCTGGCCTCACGCAGACCGGCGGTATCGATAATGTGCAGCGGCATACCATCGATATGGATGTGCTCACGCAGCACATCGCGCGTGGTACCGGCGATGTCGGTGACAATGGCCGCCTCACGGCCCGCCAGCGCATTCAGGAGGCTTGATTTACCGGCGTTAGGGCGTCCGGCAATGACCACCTTCATCCCTTCACGCAGCAGGCTGCCCTGACGCGCTTCAGCGCGAACGGCATCGAGATCGGCAATCACGCCATTCAATTGCGCTTCAATTTTGCCATCCGACAGGAAGTCGATCTCTTCATCCGGAAAGTCGATGGCCGCTTCTACGTAGATGCGCAGGTGAGTGAGTGCTTCCACCAGATGGTTTACGCGGGTGGAAAACGCTCCCTGCAATGAGTTCAACGCTGAACGAGCCGCCTGCTCAGAACTGGCATCAATCAGGTCGGCAATCGCTTCGGCCTGGGCTAAGTCGAGTTTATCGTTGAGAAACGCGCGCTCAGAGAACTCGCCGGGGCGGGCAATGCGTAGGCCGGGCAGCGTCAGGATGCGTTTTAACAGCAGGTCGAGAATGACCGGGCCGCCGTGTCCCTGAAGTTCCAGCACATCCTCACCTGTAAACGAGTTCGGGCCGGGAAACCACAGGGCGATCCCCTGGTCCAGCGCGGTACCGTCGGCATCTTTAAACGGCAGATAGTCGGCGTAACGGGGTTTGGGCAGCTTGCCCAGAACAGCTTCGGCCACCTCACGCGCCTTCAGGCCGGAAATGCGCAGAATACCCACACCACCGCGTCCCGGTGGGGTTGCCTGGGCGACGATAGTGTCGTTATGGCTCATGATATGTCTCTTCGTAAATGTAAAAAAGGCGGTCTAATGACCGCCTTCTCTGGCATTAACTTTAACGTGAATACTCGAAATAATTCAAGTTGCAGGAAGGCGGCAAGTTTGTGAGCCCCAGGAGCTTACTGAAGTAAGTGACTGGGGCAAGCAAATGCAGCCAACGCGCCTGCGGCTTGAAGAATGAAGAGTATCAGGACTTTTTCTTCTCGCGGCTATGCAGGCCACGTTTTTCCAGACCACGGTAAATCAGCTGCTGCTGGATGATCGTCACCAGGTTGCTGACGATATAGTACAGCACCAGACCTGACGGGAACCACAAGAAGAACACGGTAAAGATGACCGGCATAAAGGTCATGATCTTCTGCTGCATCGGGTCGGTCACGGTGGTCGGCGACATCTTCTGGATGAAGAACATCGTTACGCCCATCAGGATCGGCAGGATGTAGTACGGGTCCTGTGCAGACAAGTCATGGATCCACAGGGCGAACGGCGCATGACGCAGTTCCACGGAGCCCATCAGCATGTAGTACAACGCCAGGAAGATAGGCATCTGGATGATCAGCGGGAAGCAGCCGCCCAGCGGGTTAACCTTCTCAGCTTTGTACAGGGCCATCATTTCCTGGCTCTGACGCTGTTTGTCATCGCCCAGACGCTCACGCATTGCCTGAATCTTCGGCTGCAGCATACGCATCTTCGCCATGGAGGTATACTGCGCTTTAGTCAGCGGGTACATGATGCCACGAACGATAAAGGTGATGATGATAATGGAGAAGCCCCAGTTACCGACAAAGCTATGGATCCATTTCAGCAGTTTGAACAGCGGCTGAGAGATGAACCACAACCAACCGTAATCCACGGTCAGATCCAGGTGCGGTGCAACGGCCGCCATTTTGTCCTGAATTTCCGGGCCAACCCACAGGGTGCTGGTCATCGCGCCAGAC
The sequence above is drawn from the Citrobacter amalonaticus genome and encodes:
- the tnaA gene encoding tryptophanase, with product MDNFKHLPEPFRIRVIEPVKRTTREHRNNAIIKSGMNPFLLDSEDVFIDLLTDSGTGAVTQNMQAAMLRGDEAYSGSRSYYALSEAVKNIFGYQYTIPTHQGRGAEQIYIPVLIKKREQEKGLDRSKMAVFSNYFFDTTQGHSQINGCAVRNVYIKEAFDTGVRYDFKGNFDLDGLERGIQEVGPNNVPYIVATITSNSAGGQPVSLANLKSMYNIAKKYDIPVVMDSARFAENAYFIQKREAEYRDWSIEEITRETYKYADMLAMSAKKDAMVPMGGLLCIKDDTYFDVYTECRTLCVVQEGFPTYGGLEGGAMERLAVGLVDGMNQDWLAYRIAQVQYLVDGLEAIGVTCQQAGGHAAFVDAGKLLPHIPAEQFPAQALACELYKVAGIRAVEIGSFLLGRDPKTGKQLPCPAELLRLTIPRATYTQSHMDFIIEAFEHVKENAMNIKGLTFTYEPKVLRHFTAKLKEV
- the tnaC gene encoding tryptophanase leader peptide, which gives rise to MIILHAYIISKWFNVDNKIVNHHP
- the mnmE gene encoding tRNA uridine-5-carboxymethylaminomethyl(34) synthesis GTPase MnmE; amino-acid sequence: MSHNDTIVAQATPPGRGGVGILRISGLKAREVAEAVLGKLPKPRYADYLPFKDADGTALDQGIALWFPGPNSFTGEDVLELQGHGGPVILDLLLKRILTLPGLRIARPGEFSERAFLNDKLDLAQAEAIADLIDASSEQAARSALNSLQGAFSTRVNHLVEALTHLRIYVEAAIDFPDEEIDFLSDGKIEAQLNGVIADLDAVRAEARQGSLLREGMKVVIAGRPNAGKSSLLNALAGREAAIVTDIAGTTRDVLREHIHIDGMPLHIIDTAGLREASDEVERIGIERAWQEIEQADRVLFMVDGTTTDAVDPADIWPDFIARLPSKLPITVVRNKADITGEPLGISEVNGHSLVRLSARTGEGVDVLRNHLKQSMGFDTNMEGGFLARRRHLQALADAAEHLQQGKAQLLGAWAGELLAEELRLAQQSLSEITGEFTSDDLLGRIFSSFCIGK